In Acidobacteriota bacterium, a genomic segment contains:
- a CDS encoding 4-hydroxybenzoyl-CoA reductase subunit alpha, producing MSEFSVIGKPVALIDSAGKTTGAGKYADDLTLPGMLIAKILHSPYPHAVIKRIDATRALAVDGVVTIVTGHDAPNKYGILPVGHDETALAVDKVRYVGDNVACIVAESESVAERALELIDAEYEPLPAYFDPEESMKATSDFIHAEKPNNVEKDYHHVFGDPDQGFREAAYILEDRYLANEVTHAAMEPHSTLASFEFDSQTGQPGRLTVWSSTQVPYYLQHKLSIVLEMPMAQIRVIKPLVGGGFGGKSEIIPLEIITAVAARKAKAPVKITYTREEVFWAHRGRPRTIVDLKTGVRKDGRITAVAARVIQDGGAYCSYGVVTILYSGALLGALYDIPNIRYDGYRVLTNKPACGAMRGHGTVNVRFAFESQLDELAVAIHMDPAEIRRVNLLKPPCITINGLRVQSYGLPECIDKVLQGSEWASRKGKLGRGRGLGMGCSHYVSGAANSIIRSDMPHSTVNIKIDRDGGVVVYTGASDIGQGSDTMIAQIVAEVLGCTLARVKVVAADTDLTPVDIGSYSSRVTFMNGNAAKRAAEEVKQKIVTAAARKMACAPEKIAMRDDLVTKSGAALVLPDTAASVSGRVEGQILRHSVQQKRKDEGPKDQMSFEEAVVAAIDFSAALTGTGSYAPPAEARGGKHKGAGVGPSPAYSYSAQVAEISVDEETGVVTVHKIWAAHDCGRALNPVSVEGQVIGSVWMGLGQALQEEMVWKDGLLMNPGLLEYKSPSAVESPEIITYIVESIDPEGPFGAKEASEGSLAACIPAISNAIFDAIGVRLREAPFTPDRVLAAIKARNEAQKAAFRGSNEASKPTQFREHGGSLWFKGRGPMRHPADPARAGATNEPDAGDD from the coding sequence ATGTCAGAGTTCTCAGTCATCGGAAAGCCGGTAGCGCTTATCGACTCGGCCGGTAAGACCACGGGAGCAGGGAAGTACGCTGACGATCTCACCCTTCCCGGAATGCTCATCGCCAAGATTCTACACTCGCCGTATCCGCATGCAGTCATCAAGCGCATTGACGCGACTCGCGCGCTGGCTGTCGACGGCGTAGTCACAATCGTGACGGGCCATGACGCTCCCAACAAGTACGGAATTCTTCCTGTCGGGCACGATGAAACCGCGCTTGCCGTGGACAAAGTCCGTTACGTCGGCGACAACGTGGCTTGTATCGTCGCCGAGTCGGAGTCGGTTGCCGAGCGCGCTCTCGAGCTCATCGACGCCGAATATGAGCCACTGCCGGCGTATTTCGATCCGGAAGAGTCGATGAAGGCCACTTCCGACTTCATTCATGCGGAGAAGCCGAACAACGTTGAGAAGGATTATCACCACGTCTTTGGCGACCCGGATCAAGGATTTCGCGAAGCGGCGTACATACTCGAAGATCGATATCTTGCCAATGAAGTGACACATGCGGCGATGGAGCCGCATTCCACTCTCGCAAGCTTCGAGTTCGATTCCCAAACTGGGCAACCGGGACGGCTGACCGTATGGTCGTCGACTCAGGTTCCGTACTACCTTCAGCACAAACTTTCCATCGTCCTCGAGATGCCGATGGCGCAGATTCGCGTCATTAAGCCCCTTGTGGGCGGCGGTTTCGGCGGTAAGAGCGAGATTATTCCGCTGGAAATTATCACCGCCGTTGCGGCTCGTAAGGCCAAAGCTCCGGTAAAGATCACCTATACGCGCGAAGAGGTTTTCTGGGCACATCGCGGAAGACCGCGAACGATCGTCGATCTCAAAACGGGAGTTAGGAAGGACGGCCGAATCACCGCCGTTGCGGCGCGAGTCATTCAGGATGGCGGCGCTTATTGCTCTTATGGAGTCGTTACAATCCTCTACTCCGGGGCGCTTCTGGGCGCTTTATACGACATTCCCAATATCCGTTACGACGGATATCGCGTGCTTACCAACAAGCCTGCGTGCGGAGCCATGCGCGGACACGGCACAGTAAATGTTCGTTTCGCCTTCGAATCGCAACTGGATGAATTGGCCGTTGCGATCCATATGGATCCTGCAGAAATTCGTCGCGTGAACCTGCTCAAGCCGCCTTGCATCACGATCAACGGCCTTCGCGTACAGAGTTATGGGCTTCCAGAGTGCATAGATAAGGTTCTCCAAGGCTCAGAATGGGCGTCCCGAAAGGGGAAGCTTGGGCGCGGACGCGGTCTGGGAATGGGTTGCAGTCACTATGTAAGCGGTGCTGCGAACTCGATTATTCGTTCGGATATGCCGCATTCGACGGTGAATATCAAGATTGATCGCGATGGCGGCGTGGTTGTGTACACCGGAGCATCGGATATCGGCCAGGGATCGGACACCATGATTGCGCAAATTGTGGCCGAAGTGCTCGGATGCACCCTGGCAAGAGTGAAAGTTGTGGCGGCTGACACGGACCTCACTCCGGTCGATATCGGCTCTTATTCGAGCCGTGTGACGTTCATGAACGGCAATGCTGCGAAGCGTGCTGCGGAAGAAGTGAAGCAAAAAATCGTCACTGCGGCCGCGCGCAAGATGGCTTGTGCGCCGGAAAAAATCGCGATGCGCGATGATTTGGTAACCAAGAGCGGCGCGGCTTTGGTGCTTCCGGACACCGCAGCCAGCGTCTCCGGACGTGTCGAAGGGCAGATTCTGCGGCATTCTGTGCAGCAAAAGCGCAAGGATGAAGGTCCAAAAGACCAGATGTCGTTCGAAGAAGCGGTCGTTGCGGCTATCGATTTCAGCGCTGCGCTGACCGGAACCGGATCTTACGCGCCCCCTGCAGAGGCTCGTGGAGGCAAACATAAAGGCGCTGGAGTCGGTCCTTCGCCTGCTTATTCGTACTCTGCGCAGGTTGCCGAGATCAGTGTGGACGAGGAAACGGGTGTCGTTACCGTCCATAAGATCTGGGCTGCGCACGATTGTGGGCGCGCTTTAAACCCTGTAAGCGTCGAAGGACAGGTTATTGGCTCCGTTTGGATGGGTTTAGGGCAGGCATTACAGGAGGAAATGGTCTGGAAGGATGGCCTATTAATGAACCCTGGACTGCTCGAATACAAGTCTCCGTCGGCGGTTGAATCGCCTGAAATCATCACTTATATCGTCGAAAGCATTGATCCCGAAGGCCCTTTCGGCGCCAAAGAAGCGTCGGAAGGATCGCTCGCGGCGTGCATTCCCGCCATTTCCAACGCTATTTTCGACGCGATCGGAGTGCGTTTAAGGGAAGCTCCGTTCACTCCAGACCGCGTTTTAGCGGCAATTAAGGCGCGTAATGAGGCACAAAAAGCAGCTTTCCGCGGCTCGAATGAGGCCTCAAAACCCACACAATTCCGCGAACACGGTGGCAGTTTATGGTTTAAGGGGCGCGGTCCGATGCGCCATCCGGCGGATCCGGCACGGGCGGGAGCTACCAACGAACCGGATGCGGGAGACGATTGA
- a CDS encoding 4-hydroxybenzoyl-CoA reductase subunit beta, with amino-acid sequence MSLPPFKLLRPRSIEDAVGYLAQHTPDIQIIAGGTDLLPSMKQRLFTPKYLLDIRGIEELRSIRSISGYGTEIGALVTLSTIEDSEFIRRSYPVLREAVATVASPILRNMGTIGGNICLDTRCLWYNQSLTWRKSCGFCIKKDGDLCHVAPGGKKCWAAFSADSPAALLCLEAELEIAGATGNRRLPLAEFYTNIGDARVKLAKNEMVTRVFLPERMAGYEGVYQKLRLRGSIDYPLAGVAAALKKNAQGIIADARMAITGVNPAPLLVKEASHALAGKALNEHAAAVVGELAAKMAKPLTTSLLTPEYRREMIRVFAKRAVLAAAGMGNGATRQM; translated from the coding sequence TTGAGCCTTCCGCCATTCAAACTCCTACGCCCACGCTCGATTGAAGACGCCGTCGGCTACCTTGCTCAACACACGCCCGACATCCAGATTATCGCCGGCGGGACCGACCTGCTGCCATCGATGAAGCAGCGGTTGTTTACGCCGAAGTATCTCCTCGACATCCGTGGCATTGAAGAACTGAGGAGTATCCGTTCCATTTCGGGATACGGCACCGAGATCGGTGCGCTGGTGACGCTCAGCACGATCGAGGATTCGGAGTTCATTCGACGCAGTTATCCCGTATTGCGCGAGGCGGTGGCGACGGTGGCATCGCCGATCCTGCGCAATATGGGTACGATCGGCGGCAATATCTGTCTGGACACGCGCTGCCTTTGGTATAACCAGTCGCTCACCTGGCGAAAGTCCTGCGGCTTCTGCATAAAGAAGGATGGCGATCTCTGCCATGTGGCGCCCGGGGGGAAGAAATGCTGGGCAGCCTTTTCCGCGGATTCTCCCGCCGCGCTGCTCTGTCTTGAAGCAGAGTTAGAGATCGCTGGAGCAACGGGCAATCGCCGCCTTCCTCTGGCCGAGTTCTACACCAACATCGGCGATGCGCGCGTTAAGCTCGCAAAGAACGAGATGGTAACGCGCGTCTTTTTGCCGGAACGGATGGCTGGATACGAAGGTGTCTATCAAAAGCTGCGCCTGCGAGGATCGATCGATTATCCGCTCGCCGGAGTCGCAGCGGCACTGAAGAAAAACGCTCAAGGCATCATTGCCGATGCGCGCATGGCGATTACAGGAGTGAACCCAGCGCCACTGCTGGTGAAGGAAGCGAGCCACGCGCTGGCTGGCAAGGCACTCAACGAACACGCGGCAGCCGTGGTCGGCGAGTTGGCGGCAAAAATGGCCAAGCCTCTCACCACATCGCTGCTTACTCCGGAATATCGTCGCGAGATGATTCGAGTATTCGCTAAGCGTGCCGTGCTGGCGGCGGCAGGCATGGGCAACGGTGCGACCCGGCAGATGTAG
- a CDS encoding CoA transferase subunit A: protein MTPVTKLRSMRDAIAEFVPDGSSVALGLQLEQMIPFAAGHEMIRQKKRDLRLIGPISDCLFDQLIGAGCVKDIVAAWVGNVMMGQAYNFRHAVEAGEVRVFNMTNFTIALGLQAAAMGVPFLPTRTAMGSDVPKGNHFFYQIISPFEPKETLLAVRAIVPDVTIVNVQRADAEGNAHCWGNFGVMLEAVRAAKKVIVVAEEIVDPEVIASDPNRTVIPGFLVSAVVHEPFAAHPSPVQGYYSRDNDFFRAYHVETKTSDEFERWRSRWVDGVRDRSEYLRVLESERVDGLKVKKHSYSAPADYGY, encoded by the coding sequence ATGACGCCCGTGACGAAGCTCCGTTCCATGCGTGACGCCATTGCAGAATTCGTGCCCGACGGCTCATCAGTTGCCCTTGGATTGCAGCTTGAACAGATGATCCCTTTTGCTGCCGGACATGAAATGATCCGGCAAAAGAAGCGCGACCTGCGCCTGATTGGTCCTATCTCTGACTGCCTATTCGATCAACTCATCGGCGCCGGATGCGTGAAGGACATCGTCGCCGCATGGGTAGGCAATGTCATGATGGGACAGGCCTACAACTTCCGCCACGCGGTTGAAGCAGGCGAGGTTCGCGTCTTCAACATGACGAATTTCACGATTGCGCTGGGGCTGCAAGCCGCGGCCATGGGCGTGCCTTTTCTTCCGACACGGACAGCGATGGGCAGCGATGTACCTAAAGGCAATCACTTCTTCTATCAGATTATTTCCCCTTTTGAACCTAAGGAGACACTCCTGGCAGTTCGCGCAATCGTACCGGATGTAACCATCGTCAATGTGCAACGAGCAGATGCCGAGGGCAATGCACACTGCTGGGGAAACTTCGGAGTCATGCTTGAGGCAGTGCGCGCAGCGAAGAAGGTGATTGTTGTTGCGGAAGAGATTGTCGATCCTGAAGTGATTGCAAGCGATCCGAATCGCACGGTGATTCCTGGATTTCTCGTTTCGGCCGTTGTCCACGAGCCATTCGCGGCGCATCCCTCGCCGGTGCAGGGATATTACAGCCGCGATAATGACTTCTTTCGCGCATACCACGTCGAAACTAAGACGTCGGACGAGTTTGAACGTTGGCGTTCCAGGTGGGTTGATGGAGTGCGTGACCGCAGTGAATACTTAAGAGTGTTAGAAAGCGAGCGCGTGGATGGGTTGAAGGTCAAAAAGCATTCTTATTCGGCGCCTGCAGATTACGGATATTAA
- a CDS encoding sulfurtransferase — MDYEIQPEEVKRLRDAGEEFTFLDCREPWEYQAAHIDGTRLIPMQDIPMRVQELDPDDHIVVICHRGVRSMNVTAWLRQQGFEKAQSVAGGIDRWSRVVDSSVPIY; from the coding sequence ATGGACTACGAAATCCAGCCTGAAGAAGTGAAACGCCTGCGCGATGCAGGCGAGGAGTTCACGTTTCTCGATTGCCGCGAGCCTTGGGAGTATCAGGCCGCGCACATCGACGGGACTAGACTCATTCCCATGCAGGACATTCCCATGCGTGTTCAGGAACTTGATCCTGATGATCACATCGTCGTCATCTGCCATCGCGGGGTGCGATCGATGAACGTTACCGCGTGGCTGCGCCAGCAGGGCTTTGAAAAGGCGCAGTCGGTTGCCGGAGGCATCGATCGCTGGTCGCGAGTCGTGGATTCGAGCGTTCCGATTTATTGA